The nucleotide sequence TTTGGTATGGGTATTCGTATTCACCTTTTTCTATCTGGTATAACAAGAACAATAGCTTTTCCGTTGTAAACGGTATCTAACGAAATTGAGATTATAAAATGGCACACGCACACAAACTAGAGATTTTCAGGGGGCTTCTAAAATTTAAGTCCAATACCCAAAAAATATGGGGCGTACTTATCTTTTTGTCTATCGTTACCGCTATAGAGGTAGCCTTGGGTATTGCTAAACCAAGGGTTTTGACCCATTCACACTTTTTGGGGATGAAATTGCTCAACTGGGTATTCATTATTCTAACCTTGGTGAAGGCTTACTACATTGCATGGGATTTCATGCACTTGAGAGATGAAAAGAGCTCTTTGAGAAGGGCTATTGTATGGACTCCGATTTTCCTTGTGGCCTATTTGGTCTTTATTCTTCTTTTTGAAGCCGACTACGTTTATAACGTGTATAAGAATGGATTCATTCAGTGGAATTTTTAAGTGAATAGTTTTATAAATTAACAGCATACTAAGACGGTTTCACGACCGTCTTTTTTATTTTTGTAAGTATTAATTTCATTGTCTGAAGTTCTTCGTATATGCAGGTGAAAAAGTTTGTAGTCTTGACCGTATTGTTCATACTGCCTATCGTGGCATACCTCTTCTTTGCCTCTGGCGTTAATAACTTCGGAAAGCTTCCCATATTGACCAATGGCGTTGACGATGTGGCCCATATAGGAACGGCCAAGGTGTCGTTTAAAGATAAGATTACCGTAGTGGGCTTTTTAGGGAAAAACCTCGATAGCAAGGCCGGGAATGCCTTTAACCTCAACCAAAAGATTTATAAGCGCTTTTACGAGTTCAATGATTTTCAGTTCGTCATGCTCGTTCCAAAGGGGACTGAAGATATGGTGGCTGCCCTTGAGGGCGAATTGGGGCATTTGGTAGATATGAAAAAATGGAACTTTGTCTTTGCCGATGATGCCCAAATTACCGATTTTTTCGCATCACTGAAGACCGATATAAGCCTCGATGAAAATCTGGGTACCCCTTACGTTTTTATCATAGATAAGGATTTGAACCTTCGTGGTAGGGAGAATGACGAAGACGATGGTACAAAATATGGCTTTGATTCAACTTCGGTAGCCGAGTTGAACAATAAGATGGAAGACGATATTAAAATTATATTGGCAGAATACCGCCTTGCACTTAAAAAGAATAATGCCGATAGGGCAAAGTAATAATGGTTGTTGATCTCTAAGTGAACATGAAAAAGTATACGTACGTTTGGGTGTCTTTGGTAATACTTGTGTTTGGAATCATCTTCGTTCCTAAGATCGTTGACCGAATTTCAAAAGGAACCATTGTGGAGAACGATCGTATGAACGTGAAGCCTAAGGAGGCGCCCCTGGCCTATATTACTTTGAACGATAAGAAGAAACAGGTTCCCGCCTTTGATTTTATCAATCAAGACAGTGTAAGGGTGTCTAATGCCGATTTCAAGGGAAAGGTATTCGTTGTCGAGTTTTTCTTTACAAGCTGCCCTTCCATATGTCCTGTGATGACCGAGAACCTTGTGGTCTTGCAAGAGGAGTTTAAGGCAAGCGAAAACTTTGGTATAGCCTCATTTTCGATTACCCCTGATTACGACACCCCACAGGTGCTAAAGGCCTATGCCAAAAAGTACGGCATACATGATAAAGATTGGCACTTGATGACGGGAGACAAAGAGCAGGTGTATGACCTGGCCAATAACGGGTTCAACATCTTTGCGGCAGAAATGCCCGATGCCCCAGGTGGCTTTGAGCATTCTGGACTGTTTGCATTGGTCGATAAGGAAGGTTACCTGCGTTCAAGAACCGACGAGTTCGGTAATCCTATTATATATTACAGGGGAGCTATAACCGAGAAAAAGGGAGTGAACGAACATGGGGAGAAAGAACAGATTTCAGCCCTAAAAGAAGATATTAAACGTTTATTGGCGGAATAGATGGAACAGACAGTACTACAGGAAAAAAAGTTCAATAAGCTGATTACCGTGGTTTCGGTGGTAGTGCCCGTTGTGGTGGCCATATTGTTCGGGGTTAAAATCCCCAATGTGGAACGTCTTGGGTTTCTTCCTCCTATATACGCCTCGATAAACGGACTTACCGCGGTTTTGTTGTTGATTGCGGTTTGGGCCATAAAAAATGGTAAGCGGGAACTGCATCAAAACATTATGACCTCTTGTATTGGTCTTTCCGTGTTGTTTTTGTTGATGTACATAGCCTATCACATGACGTCTGAATCTACCTCGTATGGAGGGGAAGGAGCGGTGCGATACCTGTATTTTTTTATATTGATAACCCATATCGTTCTTTCGATAGCTATCATACCCTTAGTGCTTAAAACCTATGCTTTTGCCTATTTGAAAAAGTTTGAAAAGCATAGAAAATGGGCGAAGCTTACTTTTCCTATATGGCTTTATGTAGCGATTACCGGTGTAGTGGTTTACCTAATGATTTCACCTTATTATCCGGCTTGATTGGGGAATAGGTGCATTTAACTTTTGAAGAAAGTAGAATGAAAAAGACTTTGTTTGTATTCGTGATAATAATCGGCCTCATGCTGCCCGATACGCTTGAAGCCCAATGTGCCATGTGTAGGGCCGCCCTTGAAAGTAGTGGTGATATGAAGGCTGCGGAAGGTATAAACAACGGTATAGTCTATCTTATGGCCTTACCGTATATTCTTGTTGCGGGACTTTTCTACTTTGTGTATAGAAAGATGAAAAACAGGTCTACTGAGGAAGTTTAACATTTTTTTTTGAATTAAGCTGTAACAAAGGCCCTCAATTCTTGTCTTGTAGTTGTGCGATTATAAATCGTATTCATCAATCAATCAAAATCAACTACATGTTCGACATCGAGAGGTGGCAAGAAATCTTCGATACTATTCGTAAGAACAAGTTACGGACCTTTCTCACAGGCTTATCCGTAGCTTCCGGTATTTTCATATTGGTCATTCTATTGGGGTTTGGTCAAGGTTTCCGTAATGGTATAGCCCACGAGTTTGAGCAAGATGCGGCAACCAGTGTCTGGGTTTGGCCCGGTACCACCACAAAGAAATACAAAGGCTTGAATCCTGGAAGAAATATCCAGTTGACCAATGCCAATTACGAGTTTTCGGCTAGGCTACTCGAAGACGATATTCAATTTAAATCCCCCAGAATTTTTGTTCGCAACGTTTCCGTTACCTACGGAAATGAGGCCTTGGTGTATCAGGTGCAAGGCGTGTCGTGGCAATTTCAGATGATCGAGAACGAAAACATGTCGGCGGGCAGGTTTCTCAATTATCAAGACGAACGGGGCATGGCCAAAGTTGCTGTCATCGGTAAGAAAATTGCCGACGACGTTTTTTCCGATGTCGATAGTCCGGTAGGTGAGTTTGTCAAAATTTCGGGGCTGCCCTTTAAAATCGTTGGGGTTTTTAATGAAACGGAAGACCGGGAAGAAGAACGCATCTATATACCGATGACAACGGCCCAGCAAGTTTTTAATGGGGGCGACCGACTGAACAACCTGGCTTATACCTTGCCTCCGGCCGATAATTTTGAAGAGGTGGTGGCGCATTCCATCAAGTTTAAGAACAAGTTGCGGACCTATTTGCAGGAAGCGCATACCGTTGCACCCGATGATACCAATGCCATTTTTGTATGGAGCGCGATGGAAGAGGCTAAAAGATACTATAGCCTTACCGACAACATAGCCTTGTTTTTCTGGTTCGTAGGCATCTGTACCATTATTGCCGGGGTCGTGGGCGTGAGCAATATTATGTTGATCGTGGTGCGGGAGCGCACCAAGGAAATCGGTATACGAAAAGCACTGGGGGCCAAACCTTGGTCCATTGTTGGAATGATCTTACATGAGTCTATTTTTATTACGGCCATATCGGGCTTTGCGGGACTCATATTCAGTATGGGCCTTTTAGAATTTCTGGGCCCACATATCGAAGTGGATTATATCGTGAACCCATCGGTGAATTTTACCGTGGCCATTTCTACGGTATTTGTATTGGTATTGGCCGGAGCCGTAGCGGGATTTTTTCCGGCATGGCGGGCCGCAA is from Zobellia galactanivorans and encodes:
- a CDS encoding cytochrome C oxidase subunit IV family protein — its product is MAHAHKLEIFRGLLKFKSNTQKIWGVLIFLSIVTAIEVALGIAKPRVLTHSHFLGMKLLNWVFIILTLVKAYYIAWDFMHLRDEKSSLRRAIVWTPIFLVAYLVFILLFEADYVYNVYKNGFIQWNF
- a CDS encoding SCO family protein codes for the protein MKKYTYVWVSLVILVFGIIFVPKIVDRISKGTIVENDRMNVKPKEAPLAYITLNDKKKQVPAFDFINQDSVRVSNADFKGKVFVVEFFFTSCPSICPVMTENLVVLQEEFKASENFGIASFSITPDYDTPQVLKAYAKKYGIHDKDWHLMTGDKEQVYDLANNGFNIFAAEMPDAPGGFEHSGLFALVDKEGYLRSRTDEFGNPIIYYRGAITEKKGVNEHGEKEQISALKEDIKRLLAE
- a CDS encoding DUF420 domain-containing protein codes for the protein MEQTVLQEKKFNKLITVVSVVVPVVVAILFGVKIPNVERLGFLPPIYASINGLTAVLLLIAVWAIKNGKRELHQNIMTSCIGLSVLFLLMYIAYHMTSESTSYGGEGAVRYLYFFILITHIVLSIAIIPLVLKTYAFAYLKKFEKHRKWAKLTFPIWLYVAITGVVVYLMISPYYPA
- a CDS encoding ABC transporter permease, which translates into the protein MFDIERWQEIFDTIRKNKLRTFLTGLSVASGIFILVILLGFGQGFRNGIAHEFEQDAATSVWVWPGTTTKKYKGLNPGRNIQLTNANYEFSARLLEDDIQFKSPRIFVRNVSVTYGNEALVYQVQGVSWQFQMIENENMSAGRFLNYQDERGMAKVAVIGKKIADDVFSDVDSPVGEFVKISGLPFKIVGVFNETEDREEERIYIPMTTAQQVFNGGDRLNNLAYTLPPADNFEEVVAHSIKFKNKLRTYLQEAHTVAPDDTNAIFVWSAMEEAKRYYSLTDNIALFFWFVGICTIIAGVVGVSNIMLIVVRERTKEIGIRKALGAKPWSIVGMILHESIFITAISGFAGLIFSMGLLEFLGPHIEVDYIVNPSVNFTVAISTVFVLVLAGAVAGFFPAWRAANIHTIDALRDE